A portion of the Pseudobacteroides sp. genome contains these proteins:
- a CDS encoding cellulose binding domain-containing protein — translation MFKSGFKRFSVILVTSVFLIFCISIGGNAYAAESKDVFKSAKTIKIGQNISAQLGEEGEKDYYAFTTKAAGTYIIRTIGVVDTYGILYDGNFKEIKENDEGDSGTSNFCIVSRLDQNKTYYVCVKGYYESDTGEYGISVVKSDLLIQSFNEYSENEIIANIIIFNVTRQPVRLSDIKVRYYYTQESGSKPIFKCDYASFGKGNVSGDFVDIKEKSDNADKYLELKFSGKSDVIESGLYAEVRVIISNTEQVKFNTENDWSVMNKVQEYTINNNVSGYLNGLLTWGAEPILRK, via the coding sequence ATGTTTAAAAGTGGTTTTAAAAGATTCAGCGTAATTCTGGTGACTTCAGTATTTTTAATTTTCTGTATATCAATTGGTGGAAATGCATATGCAGCCGAGTCAAAGGATGTGTTTAAATCGGCAAAAACTATAAAAATCGGACAAAATATAAGTGCTCAATTAGGTGAGGAAGGTGAAAAAGATTATTACGCTTTCACTACAAAAGCTGCCGGCACCTATATTATAAGGACTATAGGGGTTGTGGACACTTACGGGATATTATATGACGGTAATTTTAAAGAAATCAAGGAGAACGATGAAGGAGATTCCGGAACGTCCAATTTCTGCATAGTTTCCAGACTGGATCAAAACAAAACATACTATGTTTGTGTGAAGGGTTATTATGAAAGTGATACTGGAGAATATGGCATAAGTGTTGTTAAGAGCGATTTGCTGATTCAATCATTCAATGAATACAGTGAAAATGAAATTATAGCAAATATAATCATTTTTAATGTAACTAGGCAACCTGTTAGGCTATCTGATATAAAAGTCAGATATTATTACACCCAGGAAAGCGGTTCCAAGCCAATATTCAAGTGTGATTATGCCAGCTTTGGTAAAGGTAATGTAAGTGGAGATTTTGTAGATATTAAAGAAAAATCCGATAATGCCGATAAATATCTTGAATTAAAATTCAGTGGCAAATCTGATGTTATTGAATCAGGCTTGTATGCAGAGGTCAGGGTAATTATCAGTAACACTGAACAAGTAAAATTCAATACTGAAAATGACTGGTCAGTAATGAATAAGGTACAGGAGTATACAATAAACAATAATGTCTCAGGATACTTGAACGGACTTCTAACCTGGGGTGCTGAACCTATATTGAGAAAATAA
- a CDS encoding chemotaxis protein CheW, with amino-acid sequence MMDDIQVVLFKLNEIACGADSSQVQEIVKHQEVSRVPNMPRFIEGIINLRGKVVPIVNLNRRFDLGETPITKKTKIIITRINDSYIGYIVNEVSEITKFKSDNLELPSEVLRKINNTYIKCVGIKEEKIIIILDLSAILTDSELDMIHKDTMVTV; translated from the coding sequence ATGATGGATGATATACAAGTAGTATTGTTTAAACTTAATGAAATTGCCTGTGGAGCTGATTCTTCCCAGGTACAGGAAATAGTCAAACACCAGGAAGTAAGCAGGGTTCCTAATATGCCCAGATTCATAGAAGGAATAATTAATTTAAGAGGTAAAGTTGTTCCAATAGTAAATCTAAACAGACGTTTCGATCTAGGTGAAACACCTATTACAAAAAAGACAAAAATAATAATAACTAGAATTAATGATTCATACATAGGCTATATAGTAAATGAGGTCTCTGAAATAACAAAATTTAAAAGCGATAACCTGGAACTGCCGTCAGAGGTCTTAAGAAAGATTAACAACACTTATATTAAGTGCGTTGGTATTAAAGAAGAGAAGATAATAATAATTCTGGATCTTTCTGCAATACTGACTGACAGTGAATTGGACATGATTCACAAAGATACAATGGTAACTGTTTAG